A genome region from Triticum aestivum cultivar Chinese Spring chromosome 2B, IWGSC CS RefSeq v2.1, whole genome shotgun sequence includes the following:
- the LOC123045658 gene encoding glyceraldehyde-3-phosphate dehydrogenase A, chloroplastic, with protein MASPMLSTAMAPLQGGMLEFSGLRSSSSLPLRRNATSDDFMSAVSFRTYAVSTSGGSRKAPTEAKLKVAINGFGRIGRNFLRCWHGRGDSSPLEVIAINDTGGVKQASHLLKYDSTLGIFDADVKPVGDNAISVDGKVIKVVSDRNPSNLPWGEMGIDLVIEGTGVFVDRAGAGKHLEAGAKKVLITAPGKGDIPTYVCGVNADLYTHADTIISNASCTTNCLAPFVKVLDQKFGIIKGTMTTTHSYTGDQRLLDASHRDLRRARAAALNIVPTSTGAAKAVALVLPNLKGKLNGIALRVPTPNVSVVDLVVQVSKKTLAEEVNQAFRDAAANELKGILDVCDEPLVSVDFRCSDVSSTIDASLSMVMGDDMVKVIAWYDNEWGYSQRVVDLADIVANQWK; from the exons ATGGCGTCGCCCATGCTCTCCACGGCCATGGCGCCACTCCAG GGGGGCATGCTGGAGTTCTCCGGGCTGAGGagctcgtcgtcgctgccgctccGGCGGAATGCCACCTCCGACGACTTCATGTCCGCGGTCTCCTTCAGGACATACGCG GTGAGCACCAGCGGCGGGTCGCGGAAGGCGCCGACGGAGGCCAAGCTCAAGGTGGCGATCAACGGGTTCGGGCGCATCGGGCGCAACTTCCTGCGGTGCTGGCACGGGCGCGGCGACAGCTCGCCGCTGGAGGTCATCGCCATCAACGACACCGGAGGCGTGAAGCAGGCGTCCCACCTCCTCAAGTACGACTCCACGCTCGGCATCTTCGACGCGGACGTCAAGCCCGTGGGCGACAACGCCATCTCCGTCGACGGCAAGGTGATCAAGGTGGTGTCCGACCGCAACCCCTCCAACCTGCCGTGGGGTGAGATGGGCATCGACCTCGTCATCGAGGGCACCGGCGTCTTCGTCGACCGCGCCGGCGCGGGCAAGCATCTCGAGGCCGGCGCCAAGAAGGTGCTCATCACCGCACCCGGCAAGGGCGACATCCCCACCTACGTCTGCGGCGTCAACGCCGACCTCTACACCCACGCCGACACCATCATCAGCAACGCCTCCTGCACCACCAACTGCCTCGCCCCCTTCGTCAAGGTGCTCGACCAAAAGTTCG GCATCATCAAGGGAACCATGACCACCACCCACTCATACACCGGCGACCAGAGGCTGCTGGACGCGAGCCACCGCGACCTGCGCCGTGCCCGCGCCGCGGCGCTCAACATCGTGCCCACCTCCACCGGCGCGGCCAAGGCCGTGGCGCTGGTGCTGCCCAACCTCAAGGGCAAGCTCAACGGGATCGCGCTCCGGGTGCCCACCCCCAACGTGTCCGTGGTCGACCTTGTGGTGCAGGTCTCCAAGAAGACCCTCGCCGAGGAGGTGAACCAGGCGTTCCGCGACGCCGCCGCCAACGAGCTCAAGGGCATCCTCGACGTCTGCGACGAGCCGCTCGTGTCCGTCGACTTCAGGTGCTCCGACGTGTCCTCCACCATCGACGCGTCGCTCAGCATGGTCATGGGAGACGACATGGTCAAGGTCATCGCGTGGTACGACAACGAGTGGGGTTACTCCCAGAGGGTCGTCGACCTCGCCGACATCGTCGCCAACCAATGGAAGTGA
- the LOC123045659 gene encoding ran guanine nucleotide release factor, which produces MAGESSIRRPLFGGAISTAFPARFQDVSNIREVPDHQEVLVDPARDESLIFELLDLKGEVEDGGSALWFLRDVANEQDAADNLVVEHSGTIELAGLRSGEAPAVAGTAIGKLAVSKGRQGREAQNIVRLYLANIRLKNAATDVVITAYEPLLINPLSESAQAVAAGPAVPAEQAGCLPMSEVFRLAVMNFDVHDWNLFNGSG; this is translated from the exons ATGGCCGGCGAGAGCAGCATCAGGCGGCCCCTCTTCGGCGGCGCCATCTCCACCGCCTTCCCCGCCCGGTTCCAG GATGTGAGCAACATTCGCGAGGTCCCCGACCACCAG GAAGTTCTCGTTGATCCCGCTCGTGACGAGAGCCTCATCTTCGAGCTGCTTGACCTCAAGGGCGAGGTGGAGGACGGCGGCAGCGCGCTCTGGTTCCTGCGCGACGTCGCCAACGAGCAAGATGCGGCGGATAACTTG GTGGTCGAGCACTCTGGGACAATTGAACTAGCTGGTCTGCGCTCCGGGGAAGCACCTGCAGTGGCTGGAACTGCAATTGGCAAGCTG GCTGTTTCAAAAGGGAGGCAAGGCAGAGAAGCACAGAACATTGTTCGA CTTTATTTGGCAAACATACGTCTCAAGAATGCAGCAACTGATGTAGTTATCACCGCATATGAGCCACTGTTGATAAA TCCTTTGAGTGAAAGTGCCCAGGCAGTTGCAGCTGGACCAGCAGTACCCGCAGAACAAGCAGGATGCTTGCCAATGTCGGAGGTGTTCAGACTTGCAGTGATGAACTTTGATGTCCATGATTGGAACCTTTTCAATGGCAGCGGTTGA
- the LOC123045660 gene encoding NAP1-related protein 1, producing the protein MATAEQKGKRPRIEAEEGDRIDDGLLLSIEKLQEIQDEIERVNEEASDKVLEVEQKYNEVRRPVYTRRNEIIKEIPDFWLTAFLSHPMLGELLTEDDQKIFKHLVSIDVNEFQDIKSGYSITLAFSSNPYFEDTKLTKTCSFSDDGKITVKATTINWKDGMDIANGKAYMENGEKRLLIDESFFTWFNDAKNKSFSDGVMDEVADVIKEELWPNPLKYFNNEAEDEFEDDKDEEGFDEDDDDEDEEEEEDDEE; encoded by the exons ATGGCGACGGCGGAGCAGAAGGGGAAGAGGCCGAGGATCGAGGCGGAGGAGGGCGACCGCATCGACGACGGCCTACTGCTCTCCATCGAGAAGCTCCAGGAGATCCAGGACGAGATCGAGAGG GTTAACGAGGAAGCCAGTGATAAAGTCTTGGAGGTGGAACAGAAGTACAATGAAGTTCGCAGGCCAGTTTATACTCGACGGAATGAAATTATCAAGGAAATTCCGGACTTCTGGTTGACTGCG TTTCTAAGCCATCCTATGCTTGGTGAACTTCTGACTGAAGATGATCAAAAG ATATTCAAACACTTGGTGTCTATCGATGTGAATGAGTTTCAAGATATTAAATCAGGCTACTCCATTACTCTT GCATTCTCTTCTAATCCATATTTTGAAGATACAAAGCTTACAAAAACATGTTCGTTCAGTGATGATGGGAAAATAACTGTGAAGGCCACCACCATTAATTGGAAGGATGGAATG GATATTGCAAATGGAAAGGCATACATGGAGAATGGGGAGAAACGACTATTGATTGATGAGAG TTTCTTCACTTGGTTCAATGATGCAAAGAACAAAAGTTTTTCTGATGGAGTGATGGATGAG GTGGCAGATGTTATCAAGGAAGAATTGTGGCCTAATCCTTTGAAGTATTTTAACAAT GAGGCTGAAGATGAATTTGAAGATGACAAGGATGAAGAG GGAtttgatgaagatgacgatgatgaagatgaagaagaggaggaagatgatgaggagTGA